The Carnobacterium sp. 17-4 genome has a window encoding:
- the rapZ gene encoding RNase adapter RapZ, translating into MVDSLQLVILTGMSGAGKTVAMQSFEDMGYFCVDNMPPSLLPKFWELVKESGKLTKIALVIDLRSRAFFEEIVTALESMDNTSFVTTKIVYLDASDEELVSRYKETRRTHPLAMNGRLIVGIKKERELLEDIKGRAQIVIDTTKLTPRQLREKINSNFKTVDTELFRIEMVSFGFKYGLPIDADVVMDVRFLPNPHYIDSLRPLTGQDKPVYDYVMKQPETEIFYRKFTDLLEYILPGYKKEGKNNVTIAIGCTGGKHRSVALVERIAQKIEIDGYPVHVTHRDKGKVKESVNRS; encoded by the coding sequence ATGGTAGATAGTCTACAATTAGTCATTCTTACTGGAATGAGTGGAGCAGGTAAAACAGTGGCAATGCAGAGTTTTGAGGATATGGGTTATTTTTGTGTGGACAATATGCCGCCAAGCTTACTGCCGAAATTTTGGGAATTAGTTAAAGAATCTGGTAAATTAACAAAAATTGCTTTAGTGATTGATTTACGTTCGAGAGCCTTCTTTGAAGAAATCGTAACAGCTTTGGAATCTATGGATAATACCTCTTTTGTGACCACAAAAATAGTCTATTTAGATGCAAGTGATGAAGAATTGGTTTCTCGTTATAAAGAAACACGACGCACACATCCTTTAGCAATGAATGGACGTCTTATTGTAGGAATAAAAAAAGAAAGAGAATTATTAGAAGACATAAAAGGGCGAGCACAAATTGTGATTGATACAACGAAATTGACGCCACGACAATTAAGAGAAAAAATCAATAGTAATTTTAAAACTGTTGATACTGAGTTATTTAGAATTGAAATGGTATCATTTGGATTCAAATATGGCTTACCAATTGATGCAGATGTAGTGATGGATGTCCGCTTTTTACCTAATCCTCATTATATTGATAGTTTAAGACCATTAACAGGTCAAGATAAACCTGTTTATGACTATGTAATGAAACAACCAGAAACAGAAATATTTTATCGTAAATTTACAGATTTATTAGAGTATATTTTGCCGGGATACAAAAAAGAAGGTAAAAACAATGTTACTATCGCAATTGGCTGTACGGGTGGAAAACACCGTTCAGTAGCCTTAGTTGAACGGATTGCTCAGAAAATTGAAATCGATGGGTACCCTGTCCATGTAACTCATCGCGATAAAGGAAAGGTTAAAGAATCGGTGAATCGTTCATGA
- the trxB gene encoding thioredoxin-disulfide reductase: METEEKIYDVVVIGSGPAGMTAALYASRSNLSTLMLERGVPGGQMINTAEIENYPGFNSIAGPELSEKMFEGSKQFGVEYAYADVKEIQQGTEYKTIIAGKKIFKTRSIIIATGAEHRKLSVGGENEYNGRGVSYCAVCDGAFFRNKELVVVGGGDSAVEEGTYLTQFAKKVTIIHRRDELRAQKILQDRAFKNEKVDFIWDSTVENIYGDENKVTGVKVRNVHTSEVTEFPADGAFIYVGILPNTDKFRDLGITDEEGWIPTNETMETSQPGIFAIGDVRLTPLRQVATAVGDGSLAGNAVFHYVEKLKESLEAKAISSK; encoded by the coding sequence ATGGAAACAGAAGAAAAAATTTATGATGTTGTTGTTATTGGAAGCGGCCCAGCAGGGATGACAGCTGCTTTATATGCTTCAAGATCAAATTTATCTACGCTGATGTTGGAACGCGGAGTACCCGGCGGACAAATGATCAATACAGCAGAAATTGAAAATTATCCTGGGTTTAATAGTATCGCAGGACCAGAGTTATCTGAAAAGATGTTTGAAGGTTCTAAGCAATTTGGAGTAGAGTATGCGTATGCTGATGTTAAAGAAATTCAACAAGGAACAGAATACAAAACAATTATTGCTGGAAAAAAAATCTTTAAAACACGCTCAATCATTATTGCAACTGGTGCAGAACACCGTAAATTAAGTGTTGGTGGCGAAAATGAATACAATGGCCGTGGTGTCTCTTACTGTGCCGTTTGTGATGGAGCTTTTTTCCGTAATAAAGAGTTAGTAGTTGTTGGCGGAGGAGACTCGGCTGTTGAAGAAGGAACTTATTTAACTCAATTTGCTAAAAAAGTTACAATCATTCACCGTCGTGATGAGCTAAGAGCTCAAAAAATCCTTCAAGATAGAGCTTTTAAGAATGAAAAAGTTGATTTCATTTGGGATTCTACCGTAGAAAATATTTATGGTGATGAAAACAAAGTAACAGGTGTCAAAGTTAGAAACGTTCATACAAGTGAAGTCACAGAATTTCCTGCAGATGGCGCATTTATTTATGTCGGTATCTTGCCAAACACAGATAAATTTAGAGACTTAGGTATTACGGATGAAGAAGGTTGGATTCCAACTAATGAAACAATGGAAACTTCACAACCTGGAATTTTTGCTATTGGAGATGTTCGTTTAACTCCTTTACGTCAAGTTGCAACAGCTGTTGGTGACGGTAGTTTAGCAGGTAATGCTGTCTTCCACTATGTTGAGAAACTAAAGGAAAGCTTAGAAGCAAAAGCGATTAGTTCAAAATAA
- a CDS encoding tetratricopeptide repeat protein, which yields MSEIENQKATIIEVIPTSEFYFKRGIAAFQKNEMDRAKKYFSRAVTLSKNEEESIFASCQLAICYQHTGEYDESIKILDELIKNSGDIFAEAYYFQANNYAFLEDLEQSLILVEQYLTLDPDGDFVDEASELQETLKMELNEF from the coding sequence ATGTCTGAAATTGAAAATCAAAAGGCGACGATTATAGAAGTTATTCCAACAAGTGAATTTTATTTTAAGCGTGGAATTGCTGCATTTCAAAAAAATGAAATGGATCGTGCAAAAAAATACTTCTCACGAGCAGTAACTTTATCAAAAAACGAAGAGGAAAGTATTTTTGCCTCTTGCCAATTAGCTATTTGTTATCAACATACTGGTGAATACGATGAATCAATCAAAATTTTAGATGAACTAATTAAAAACAGTGGCGATATTTTCGCAGAAGCCTACTATTTCCAAGCCAATAATTATGCTTTTTTAGAAGATTTAGAGCAGTCATTAATATTAGTGGAACAATACCTGACTCTAGACCCAGACGGTGACTTTGTTGACGAAGCATCTGAGTTGCAAGAAACACTAAAAATGGAATTAAATGAATTTTAA
- a CDS encoding phospho-sugar mutase, translated as MSWRETYQLWENFNDLETELKEELKSLKDDSDTLEDAFYAPLEFGTAGMRGIIGAGVNRMNAYTVRQATEGLALFMDSLGNETQKRGVAIAYDSRHKSPEFAMEAARTLGAHGIPAFVFESLRPTPELSFAVRHLNAFAGIMITASHNPAEYNGYKVYGEDGGQMPPKEADALTAYVRSVENILEIEALSQEDLESQGLLTIIGEDVDSEYLKNVEKVTVNSELVKEMSKEMKLVYTPLHGTGKMLGERALKNAGFESIYLVPEQAEADPDFPTVKSPNPEEPGAFEYAVNLGQEIDADVLVATDPDADRLGIAVKTAEGHYEVLTGNQIASLMLHYLLTAQKEAGTLPTNGVVLKSIVSSELPTQIADSFNVKMVDVLTGFKFIAEKIKQYETDGSQTFLFGFEESYGYLVSPFVRDKDAIQALVLIAEVAAYYKQKGDTLYDGLKQIFHNYGHFKEKTISISMQGITGAEKIKALMVKFREESPKEFAGIEVECVEDFSISKRTLHDGTIEDIDMPTADVLKYKLVDNSWIAIRPSGTEPKIKFYIGACDDSGVEIENKVIRLEESINSIVKE; from the coding sequence ATGAGCTGGAGAGAGACTTATCAACTTTGGGAAAATTTTAATGATTTAGAAACTGAATTAAAAGAAGAATTAAAATCTTTAAAAGATGATTCGGATACATTAGAAGATGCATTTTATGCTCCTCTAGAATTTGGAACGGCAGGCATGCGCGGAATCATTGGTGCAGGTGTTAATCGTATGAATGCTTACACAGTAAGACAAGCAACAGAAGGGCTAGCTCTTTTTATGGACAGCCTTGGAAATGAAACGCAAAAACGTGGAGTCGCAATCGCTTATGATTCAAGACATAAGTCTCCAGAATTTGCTATGGAAGCTGCAAGAACACTTGGAGCACATGGAATTCCAGCTTTTGTTTTTGAAAGTCTTCGTCCAACACCAGAATTATCTTTTGCTGTTCGTCATTTAAATGCATTTGCAGGAATCATGATTACTGCAAGTCACAACCCAGCTGAATATAATGGGTACAAAGTGTACGGAGAAGATGGTGGCCAAATGCCGCCTAAAGAAGCAGATGCTTTAACAGCCTATGTTCGCAGTGTCGAAAATATTCTTGAAATTGAAGCATTATCACAAGAAGACCTTGAATCACAAGGACTACTTACGATTATTGGAGAAGATGTAGATAGCGAATACTTAAAAAATGTGGAAAAAGTTACGGTTAATTCAGAGTTAGTGAAGGAAATGAGCAAAGAGATGAAATTAGTCTATACGCCACTTCATGGAACTGGAAAAATGTTAGGCGAAAGAGCTTTGAAAAATGCCGGATTTGAATCTATTTACCTTGTTCCAGAACAAGCTGAAGCAGATCCTGATTTCCCGACTGTTAAATCTCCTAATCCTGAGGAACCTGGCGCATTTGAATATGCAGTCAATTTAGGTCAAGAAATTGATGCTGATGTATTAGTGGCAACAGATCCAGATGCTGACCGATTGGGAATAGCTGTTAAGACTGCAGAAGGCCATTATGAAGTGTTAACAGGAAATCAAATTGCAAGTTTGATGCTACACTATTTATTAACTGCACAAAAAGAAGCAGGCACATTACCAACTAACGGAGTGGTTCTTAAGTCGATTGTTTCTAGTGAATTGCCTACGCAAATCGCAGATAGTTTTAATGTCAAAATGGTGGACGTTTTAACAGGGTTTAAATTTATTGCTGAAAAAATCAAGCAATATGAAACTGATGGCAGTCAAACTTTCTTGTTCGGTTTTGAAGAAAGCTATGGTTACCTGGTGTCACCATTTGTACGTGACAAAGATGCCATTCAAGCTCTTGTGCTGATTGCAGAAGTAGCTGCTTATTATAAACAAAAAGGCGATACATTATACGATGGATTGAAACAAATTTTCCATAACTATGGTCACTTTAAAGAAAAAACAATTTCCATCAGCATGCAAGGCATTACCGGAGCTGAAAAAATTAAAGCGTTAATGGTGAAATTCCGTGAAGAGTCACCAAAAGAATTTGCTGGAATTGAAGTTGAATGCGTAGAAGATTTTTCAATCTCCAAACGTACGCTTCATGATGGGACAATTGAAGATATTGATATGCCTACAGCTGATGTCTTGAAATACAAATTAGTCGACAACAGTTGGATTGCTATCCGTCCTTCAGGAACAGAACCAAAAATCAAATTCTACATTGGTGCATGTGATGATTCAGGCGTAGAGATTGAAAATAAAGTTATTCGTCTTGAAGAAAGCATCAATTCAATTGTGAAGGAATAA
- the galU gene encoding UTP--glucose-1-phosphate uridylyltransferase GalU, which translates to MQKVRKAIIPAAGLGTRFLPATKAMAKEMLPIVDKPTIQFIVEEAINSGIEDILIVTGKSKRPIEDHFDSNPELEANLKSKGKMELLELVEETTGLNLFFVRQSYPKGLGDAVLQAKAFVGNEPFVVMLGDDLMEDEVPLTKQLINGYDKTHASNIAVMKVPHEETSKYGIIDVEGQVDETTYNVRRFVEKPNPEDAPSDLAIIGRYLLTPEIFDILETQEPGAGNEIQLTDAIDTLNKTQRVFAHEFKGTRYDVGDKFGFLKTSIQYGLRHPEIKDSLNEYIIELGKKLEAE; encoded by the coding sequence ATGCAAAAAGTACGTAAAGCGATTATCCCCGCAGCAGGATTAGGAACACGATTTTTACCAGCAACAAAAGCTATGGCTAAAGAAATGTTACCAATTGTAGACAAACCAACGATTCAGTTTATTGTAGAAGAAGCAATTAACTCTGGGATTGAGGATATTTTAATTGTAACTGGGAAAAGCAAGCGACCTATTGAAGACCACTTTGACTCAAATCCAGAACTGGAAGCTAATCTAAAATCTAAAGGAAAAATGGAACTTTTAGAATTAGTCGAAGAAACAACTGGCTTAAATTTATTTTTTGTTCGCCAATCTTATCCAAAAGGTTTAGGCGATGCAGTTTTACAAGCCAAAGCATTTGTCGGAAATGAACCATTTGTTGTTATGCTTGGAGATGATTTAATGGAAGATGAAGTTCCGCTAACCAAACAACTGATTAACGGATACGACAAAACCCATGCATCAAATATTGCCGTAATGAAAGTGCCTCATGAGGAAACCTCAAAATATGGAATTATTGATGTGGAAGGACAAGTAGACGAAACAACTTATAATGTTCGTCGTTTTGTTGAAAAACCAAATCCAGAAGATGCACCAAGTGATTTAGCGATCATTGGACGTTACTTATTAACTCCTGAAATCTTTGATATTTTAGAAACACAAGAACCAGGTGCTGGAAATGAAATTCAACTAACGGATGCAATCGATACTCTAAATAAAACGCAACGTGTTTTTGCACATGAGTTTAAAGGAACCCGTTATGATGTTGGAGATAAATTTGGCTTCTTGAAAACAAGCATCCAATATGGCTTGAGACACCCAGAAATAAAAGATTCTTTAAATGAATACATTATTGAATTAGGCAAAAAATTAGAAGCTGAATAA
- a CDS encoding NAD(P)H-dependent glycerol-3-phosphate dehydrogenase gives MSKKVAVLGAGSWGTALAMVLEENGNDVRIWSHKAKQADEINLKHTNKFYLPAVVLADRINATHHIEEAIKDAEVIVFVVPTKAIREVAKKVAPFLTKPTVIVHASKGLEQESHKRISEILEEEIPESKRQAVVALSGPSHAEEVALKDLTTITAASKNDEAAKIVQELFMNDYFRIYTNDDIIGVELGAALKNIIAVGAGALQGLGYGDNAKAALMTRGLAEISRLGVAFGADPITFLGLSGVGDLIVTCTSIHSRNWRAGHMLGKGNSLKEVLESMGMVVEGIATTKAAYELAQEKGIEMPITAAIYEVLYNGAKVEDIIVSLMQREGKSEA, from the coding sequence ATGTCAAAGAAAGTAGCCGTTTTAGGAGCTGGTTCTTGGGGAACTGCTTTAGCAATGGTATTAGAAGAAAATGGAAATGATGTTCGTATATGGAGTCATAAAGCAAAACAAGCAGATGAAATTAATCTTAAACACACCAATAAATTTTATTTGCCTGCAGTTGTTTTAGCTGACAGGATTAACGCAACTCATCATATTGAAGAAGCGATTAAAGATGCCGAAGTGATTGTTTTTGTGGTTCCAACAAAAGCTATTCGTGAAGTCGCTAAGAAAGTTGCACCATTTTTAACTAAGCCAACGGTCATTGTTCATGCAAGCAAAGGGCTAGAGCAAGAGAGTCACAAACGTATTTCAGAAATTTTAGAAGAAGAAATTCCCGAAAGCAAACGTCAAGCGGTTGTAGCTTTATCGGGTCCTAGTCACGCTGAAGAAGTTGCGCTTAAAGATTTAACGACAATAACAGCAGCCTCAAAAAATGACGAAGCTGCTAAAATCGTACAAGAATTATTTATGAACGATTACTTTAGAATTTATACTAACGATGATATTATCGGCGTTGAATTGGGTGCAGCTTTGAAAAATATTATTGCAGTAGGAGCCGGAGCACTTCAAGGATTAGGTTATGGCGATAATGCAAAGGCAGCTTTAATGACTAGAGGGTTAGCTGAAATAAGCCGCTTAGGTGTAGCCTTTGGTGCAGATCCAATCACTTTTCTTGGATTAAGTGGTGTAGGGGATTTAATTGTCACTTGTACAAGTATCCATTCTAGAAACTGGCGAGCTGGTCACATGTTAGGCAAAGGAAACAGCTTGAAAGAAGTTCTTGAAAGTATGGGAATGGTAGTAGAAGGAATTGCAACCACTAAAGCAGCATATGAATTAGCTCAGGAAAAAGGGATTGAGATGCCAATTACTGCAGCAATTTACGAAGTATTGTATAATGGAGCTAAAGTTGAAGATATTATTGTCTCATTGATGCAACGAGAAGGAAAATCAGAAGCATAA